A region of Liolophura sinensis isolate JHLJ2023 chromosome 8, CUHK_Ljap_v2, whole genome shotgun sequence DNA encodes the following proteins:
- the LOC135473821 gene encoding alpha-ketoglutarate dehydrogenase component 4-like, with translation MMAANGARAIRAVKPHVPLIKFPQRKGPDGKKIDGRNGTAAASSSSSSSSSSNPSTSSSKPIGSTPRGSGIDSIDLPSRYRRKPLTEEEMEFIERGGAL, from the exons ATGATGGCAGCGAACGGTGCCAGAGCAATCAGG gCAGTAAAGCCGCACGTGCCACTTATAAAGTTTCCTCAGAGAAAAGGTCCAGATGGAAAAA AAATAGATGGCAGGAATGGGACAGCAGCAGCTTCCTCCAGTTCTTCCTCATCTTCATCCTCCAATCCTTCCACATCCTCATCTAAACCCATTGGTTCCACACCAAGAGGATCAGGCATCGATAGCATAGACTTACCAAGCAGATACCGCAGGAAACCTTTGACTGAAGAGGAAATGGAATTTATAGAG AGAGGAGGAGCACTTTAA